GGTCCCGCGGCAGGGTGACGAGCGCCGAGAGCGGGATATGGGGGACATGGTCGGGCAGGCCCGGCCCGGTCGCGGCGATGGCGATCTGGCGCGCCTGCAGCGGCACCAGCCGGATGATCGTGGAGGTCACGCCCGAGAGCCGCTGCTTGAGGTTGGGCGCGATGACATCGAGGTCGCGGGGGGACGGGCGCGTGGACATGAGGTCGTCTAGGACAGGGCGGGCGCCATTGCAATCGGCCAGGCGCACACCCGGGCTGCACAGCAATGCGGCAAGGCGCACAGAAGGACAGCGCCCGATTTCGAGGCATGTGCGGGAACTTTCCCCGCCCGAGGCGCGTTCACCTAGCCATTGCAGTGGGGGCTGAAATCGCTAGCGTGGAATTCATGAAGATAAAGCAGCCCTTTGACGAGATGACGGGCATGGGGGACGGCGCGATCCGGTCCCCGTATGCAGATTTTGACACCTGGTTCAGCGGCGAGGACCCCGCCCGCCTGCGCAAGAAGGCCCGCGAAGCCGAAGACGTTTTCCGGCTGACGGGGATCACCTTCAACGTCTATGGGCGCGAAGAGGCGGCCGAACGGCTCATTCCCTTCGACATCGTGCCGCGCATCATCTCGGCCCGGGAATGGACCCGGCTGGCCAAGGGGATCGAGCAGCGGGTGCGCGCGATCAACGCCTTTCTGCACGACATCTATCACCGGCAGGAGATCATCCGCGCGGGCCGCATACCCGCCGAGATGATCGCCAATAACGAGGCGTTCCTGCCCCAGATGATCGGCATGACGCCGCCGGGCAATGTCTATACCCATATCGTCGGCATCGACCTGGTGCGCACCGGCGAGGACGAGTTCTACGTGCTGGAGGACAATGCGCGTACGCCTTCGGGGGTCTCCTACATGCTGGAGAACCGGGAGACGATGCTGCAGATGTTCCCGGAGCTGTTCGCGCGCAACCGGGTGCGGTCGGTCAGCGAGTACCCGCAAAACCTGCGCCGGTCGTTGAGCGACTGTTTCCCGCCGGCCTGTACCGGCAAGCCGGTGGTGGGGGTTCTGACCCCGGGGATCCACAACTCGGCCTATTACGAGCATGCGTTTCTCGCCGACAAGATGGGCGCGGCACTGGTGGAGGGGCATGACCTGAAGGTGGTGGACGGGCGCGTGGCGATGCGGACCACCCGCGGCTTCACCCCGATCGACGTGCTCTACCGGCGGGTGGATGACGATTTCCTCGACCCGATGAATTTCAGGCCCGAGAGCCTGCTGGGCGTGCCGGGTATCATGGATGTCTACCGCGCGGGCGGGATCACCATCGCCAACGCCCCGGGCACCGGGATCGCGGACGACAAGGCGATCTATTCCTACATGCCGGAGATCGTCGAGTTCTATACCGGCGAGCAGGCGATCCTGAAGAACGTGCCGACCCATCGCTGCAACGACCCCGACACGCTGGCCTATGTTCTGGACAATCTGGCCGACTTGGTGGTCAAGGAGGTGCATGGCTCGGGCGGCTACGGGATGCTGGTGGGGCCTGCGGCCTCGAAAAAGGAGATCGCCGCCTTCCGCGAGAAGCTGATCGCCAAGCCCGACAGCTATATCGCCCAGCCGACGCTGAGCCTGAGCACGGTGCCGATTTTCGCGCGTTCGGGGCTGGCGCCGCGGCATGTGGATTTGCGGCCCTTCGTGCTGGTCTCGCCAAAGAAGATCCATATCACGCCCGGCGGGCTGACGCGGGTGGCGTTGCAGAAGGGGTCGCTGGTGGTCAATTCGAGCCAGGGAGGCGGCACCAAGGACACCTGGGTGCTGGAGGAGTAGGGTCATGCTGGGCAAGACAGCCGGGGGCCTGTTCTGGATGTTTCGGTATCTGGAGCGGTCGGAAAACATCGCGCGGCTCGTGGATGCCGGGCAGCGGATCGCGCTGACCCGCTCGGACGCGGCGGCGAGCGAGTGGGGCTCGATCCTGGCGACGGCGGGGGCGCGCGATGCCTATTTGCAGAAATACGATGCGTTCGAGGGCGCGAACGCGGTGGATTTCCTGCTTCGCGACAAGGACAACCCGTCCAGCGTGATGTCGGTGATCTCGTCGGCGCGGGACAATGCACGGCTGGTGCGGACCGCGCTGACCCGGGAGGTCTGGGAGGCGGTGAACGAATGCTACCTGACCTTGAAAAAGCTGCTTGCGCGGAAGATATCGGAGCGCGATCTGCCGGACGTTCTGGGCATCATCCGGCAGCGCAGCGTCTATGTGCGCGGCGCGCTGCACGGCACGATGATGCGCAACGACATCTACGATTTCGCCCGGATCGGGACCTTCCTGGAGCGGGCGGACAACACCGCGCGGATCCTCGACGTGAAGTATTACGTGCTGCTGCCTTCGGCGAATTTCGTGGGCAGTTCGCTCGACAACGTGCAGTGGGAGACGATCCTGCGCTCGGTCTCGGGCGAAGGGGCGTTTCGGCACAATTACGGCTCCGACAGCACGCCGGCGGATATTGCCGAGTTCCTGATCCTGGATCGCCGGATGCCGCGATCGCTGGCGTTCTGCTATTCCAAGATCTCGGCCAACCTGGGCTACCTGGAGGCGGATTACGGGGACCGGCACCCCTGCCACGATACGGCCGACGCGGTGAATGCGCGGATCCGGGCGAGTACGGTGGACCTGATCTTCGAGGGGGGCTTGCACGAGTTCATCCAGGATTTCCTGCGGTTCAACGCCATGCTCGGTCAGCAGATCGAGCAGGATTACAGGTTTTACGGATAGGCGCATGATACTGAAGATCACCCACAGGACGACCTACAGCTACGACACGCCCATCCCTTACGGGTTGCAGCAGGTGCGTCTGACGCCGAAGTCGCGCGATACCCAGAAGGTGCTGAACTGGACCATGAGCTTCGAGGGCGCCCAGCCCCAGGTGAGCTACGAGGACGAGCACAAGAACGAGACCAACCTGATCAGCTTCGATCCCGGGGTCACCGGGGTGACGATCCATTGCGAGGGCGAGGTCGATGTGACCGACACCAGCGGCGTGACCGGCAAGCATTCGGGGTTCATGCCGTTGTGGATGTTTTTGCGGACCACGCCGCTGACCAAGGCCGGGCCGGGGCTGCGCAAGCTGATGCGGGAGTTCGACGCGGGAGGCACGCCGCTGGATCAGTTGCACGGGTTGATGGCCCATATCGCGGGCGCGGTGGCGTATGCCCCGGGCGAGACCCATGTGGGCACCACGGTCGAGGAGGCGGTCGCCGCGGGCAAGGGGGTGTGCCAGGACCACACCCATATCTTCATCACCGCGGCGCGCGCGCTCGGGGTGCCGGCGCGGTATGTCTCGGGCTATCTGATGATGGAGGACCGGGTGGAGCAGGACGCCACCCATGCCTGGGCCGAGGCCCATGTGGACGGGATCGGCTGGATCGGGTTCGACGTGTCGAACGCGATCTGCCCGGATGCACGCTATGTCCGGGTGGCGACGGGGCTGGATTACACCGATGCCGCCCCGGTCTCGGGGATGCGGTTCGGGGACGGGGCCGAGCGGCTGGACGTGACCTTGCAGGTGCAGTCCCAGGGCGCGCAGACGCAATCCCAGAGCCAGGGCCAGGCATAACCCCCCCGGCAGTGCCACACCCCAATGCGGCACGTGCCCCAACGGGCATCATGGCGGATGACAGCGCCTGCAATCCTCTGTATGCGGAAGCGTTGGCCGTTGGCCGGGGCGCGAGTCCCTGCCCCCGGCGGGGCTTTGATGGCGCTGCCGGAGCATGGCAGCCGGGAACGTGAAATGACTTATTGTGTGGGGCTGAAAATGGCCCGCGGCATGGTGTTCATGTCGGATACGCGCACCAATGCGGGCGTCGACAACATCTCGACCTTCCGCAAGATGGCAAGCTGGGAGCAGCCGGGCGAGCGGGTCATCACCCTGATGACCGCGGGCAACCTGGCCACGACCCAGTCGGTGGTCAGCCTGCTGGAGGAGCGGATGAAGGCCCCGGGGGAACGCAGCCCCTCGGTCTTCGAGGCGCCGTCGATGTTCCAGGTGGCGCGGATGGTCGGTGCGACCCTGCGCGAGGTGATCCAGTCGAACGCCAATACCGGCGCGCGGGCCGACAGCACGTTCAACGCGACGCTGCTTCTGGGTGGGCAGGTCAAGGGCAGCGCGCCGCGGCTGTTCATGATCTATCCGGAGGGGAATTTCATTGAGGCCTCGGACGACACGCCGTTCTTCCAGATCGGGGAGACGAAATACGGCCGGCCCATCCTGGTGCGCGCCTTCGATCCGGAGATGAGTTTCGAGGACGCGATCAAGCTCTTGCTGGTGAGTTTCGATTCGACCATCAAGGCGAACCTGTCGGTGGATCTGCCGCTGGACGTGCAGGTGATCGAGACCGATGCGCTGCGTCTGGGCTATGCCGCCCGGATCACCGCCGATGACAGCTATTTCCAGACGATTTCCAGCGGCTGGGGCGAGGCCTTGAAGATGGCTTTCGACAGCCTGCCGAAATTCCGCATGGACGACAGCCGGGAGACCTGAGCCGCGCCGGGGCGGCCCCGACCGCCGCGTGTGCGGTGGCGGGTCGGCCCGGGGCGCGGGCCGGGGAAGATCCCCGGCCTACCGGTCGCGACGGGCGCGGGGCTAGATCGCACCCGGGTCTTGCGGTTGCGGCGCCACGCCTGCGCGCCGGAGTGCCTGGGCGAGATGCTCGAAACTGTCGGCGGCGGTGCCGGTCTCGACCCGCGCGAGGAAGCCCTCGAGCTCCCGGTGCGCGGTGATGGCCGCGTCGATCTCCGCGTCGCTGCCCTGGGTGTAGAGGCCGGACTGGATCATCAGGCGGGAGCGTTCATAGATGCCCATGGTCCGGCGGGCGAGTTGCAGAA
The Dinoroseobacter shibae DFL 12 = DSM 16493 genome window above contains:
- a CDS encoding circularly permuted type 2 ATP-grasp protein, producing the protein MKIKQPFDEMTGMGDGAIRSPYADFDTWFSGEDPARLRKKAREAEDVFRLTGITFNVYGREEAAERLIPFDIVPRIISAREWTRLAKGIEQRVRAINAFLHDIYHRQEIIRAGRIPAEMIANNEAFLPQMIGMTPPGNVYTHIVGIDLVRTGEDEFYVLEDNARTPSGVSYMLENRETMLQMFPELFARNRVRSVSEYPQNLRRSLSDCFPPACTGKPVVGVLTPGIHNSAYYEHAFLADKMGAALVEGHDLKVVDGRVAMRTTRGFTPIDVLYRRVDDDFLDPMNFRPESLLGVPGIMDVYRAGGITIANAPGTGIADDKAIYSYMPEIVEFYTGEQAILKNVPTHRCNDPDTLAYVLDNLADLVVKEVHGSGGYGMLVGPAASKKEIAAFREKLIAKPDSYIAQPTLSLSTVPIFARSGLAPRHVDLRPFVLVSPKKIHITPGGLTRVALQKGSLVVNSSQGGGTKDTWVLEE
- a CDS encoding proteasome-type protease: MTYCVGLKMARGMVFMSDTRTNAGVDNISTFRKMASWEQPGERVITLMTAGNLATTQSVVSLLEERMKAPGERSPSVFEAPSMFQVARMVGATLREVIQSNANTGARADSTFNATLLLGGQVKGSAPRLFMIYPEGNFIEASDDTPFFQIGETKYGRPILVRAFDPEMSFEDAIKLLLVSFDSTIKANLSVDLPLDVQVIETDALRLGYAARITADDSYFQTISSGWGEALKMAFDSLPKFRMDDSRET
- a CDS encoding transglutaminase family protein encodes the protein MILKITHRTTYSYDTPIPYGLQQVRLTPKSRDTQKVLNWTMSFEGAQPQVSYEDEHKNETNLISFDPGVTGVTIHCEGEVDVTDTSGVTGKHSGFMPLWMFLRTTPLTKAGPGLRKLMREFDAGGTPLDQLHGLMAHIAGAVAYAPGETHVGTTVEEAVAAGKGVCQDHTHIFITAARALGVPARYVSGYLMMEDRVEQDATHAWAEAHVDGIGWIGFDVSNAICPDARYVRVATGLDYTDAAPVSGMRFGDGAERLDVTLQVQSQGAQTQSQSQGQA
- a CDS encoding alpha-E domain-containing protein, which encodes MLGKTAGGLFWMFRYLERSENIARLVDAGQRIALTRSDAAASEWGSILATAGARDAYLQKYDAFEGANAVDFLLRDKDNPSSVMSVISSARDNARLVRTALTREVWEAVNECYLTLKKLLARKISERDLPDVLGIIRQRSVYVRGALHGTMMRNDIYDFARIGTFLERADNTARILDVKYYVLLPSANFVGSSLDNVQWETILRSVSGEGAFRHNYGSDSTPADIAEFLILDRRMPRSLAFCYSKISANLGYLEADYGDRHPCHDTADAVNARIRASTVDLIFEGGLHEFIQDFLRFNAMLGQQIEQDYRFYG